The DNA region ATTATCTGACCATGATTAAAATTATATAAACATGTGTCAAAACAGTTCCACACAATTATACACTTATTATCTGCATCTGGGATGCCCACACTAAAATATTAACTAGATTTTTATAACAAAAATTGAATGGGAGAGCCTTATTTGAAGAAAAAGTCTTATTTGAATAAATATATTCTTGTTACTATTTTTTTAGCGGTTATCATTCTAGCCATCACCCTGTCTTTTGGCAGTGCCAAAATTGAAACTAAGCATTATGAAAATGATGAGATTTCATTCGACTATCCTGCCAACTGGGAGCAAACTCTAGGAGGAGAATCCCAGCTGGTTGCATTTAATGATCCTAAAACAGGAATGAACGTCACTGTCAGCAGACAAGCCAAACCTTCCGGATATAAAAATCCAGAAAATTTCGTGCCTGAACTCATCAAACAAAACAAGAGCGAATATGAGTTTGTTTCCTCGAATAATGCCAGTTTAAAAGAAAATGAGGGTTTTGAGAATACATATAAGATTAATAAAAACAATACCACAACCGAATATAAAGAGTTATGGGTTAACACCAACGGAGCCCTCTACAGTATAATATTCGAGTACCCTCATGAAGAATTTAATTTATGGTCCCTATTTAAAGGTTCAGAAAGTACTGCAGCCTTCGATGCTGTTAAGAATAGTTTAAACATAACTTCCAGAGAACTTGAAGAAAACCCGATATCTGGATCAATTTACATCCCCTCACAGGGAATAAGATGGGATGTGCGAAATGACACAATCAACATCGCCAATGGAGTGTACCGGTATCCTGAAAGTTTTTATCCCGGTGAAAGTGGAACTGTTGGGATTATGGGCCACCATACACAATTTTCAGCCCCATTTGCAAATATAAACTTGCTTAAAGTGGGAGATGAAGTTATCATAGATGATTATCTGACTCAAAAAAGATATGTATATGAAGTATATCACAATGGAGATATAAACTGGGATTATAAAGTTCATCCAGTTCAGTTCCCTGAGGGAAAATCGGAATTAACTCTGGTAACTTGCTGGCCGCCAGGTTTTATGTTAGCTGCCTGGATTGTGCACTGTAAACTAGTTTCAATTGAACCATTAAATTAAAGTGATTAGAATCCTAATAAATAAAAAAATGAAGGTGTGAATATAATATGGCAGATACTGTTATAGTTGGATCATTGATTTACTCCCATGTAATCCCTATAATACTTGCATTTATAGGAGTTATACTGCTTTGTACTGGGATAATGGACCGGAAAAAGAATTATACCATTGCTGGGGTTGTTCTTTTCTTTGCTGCTGGTACTGTGCCATTTTTAGTATTGCCCTTGGTATTAGGATCATAAAAAAAAAACACTTTTTTCTTGTAAGTTATACAAATTCTTGGATTTATAAAAAATACTTAGAACGTTTCTCCTGGATTTGTTGCAGGTTGCCATTAAATGCACCCTTTTTTTCCAATTTAAAAGATGCGACTATGGAGGCGAAAATTCCACATTCCTGTGGGTCAGATACTCCCTGTCTTTTGAATGCATAGGCGGCTAAGTAAGTGTCACCAAGACCGGTTGGGTCGGCAGTTTCCTTAGGGGGAAATGCAGCTATTCGGTAGATCCTATCTAAATCTTGGGAGTAGATGACAGATCCTCTACTTCCCCTGGTGATAATCACTTCTTTCGGCCCATATTTGGAAATATCTTGTAGGGTTTCATCTAGGGATAGTTGAAGTTCACCAAGTATCACACCGGCTTCAACTTCATCGAGAAACAAAAAATCAACACATCTTAAAAAATCCTTGTAACCCTTCCAGGGTTTTAAGACAACTTCATATCCTTTAAAGTGGCGAAGATAACCTTGCGCCCCTAAATATACTGGTACGCCTGTCTTGGAAATGTATTTTAATGTTTCAAGGGGCACGTCATAGGGGGATAGTGGTGAAACTAGAACAGCGTCAAAGTCGCTGATATCTATTCTGCGAATATGGGATGTTTGGATGGGGTTTCGGGGAATGCAAGCCCTTTGAATCCGGTGATTGGGATCATCATCCGGATAGAAGTTCTCAAATTCCATGGTTTCATCCCCCCATAAGGGTAATAACTCAATATCTGGGG from Methanobacterium sp. includes:
- a CDS encoding class E sortase, with protein sequence MNKYILVTIFLAVIILAITLSFGSAKIETKHYENDEISFDYPANWEQTLGGESQLVAFNDPKTGMNVTVSRQAKPSGYKNPENFVPELIKQNKSEYEFVSSNNASLKENEGFENTYKINKNNTTTEYKELWVNTNGALYSIIFEYPHEEFNLWSLFKGSESTAAFDAVKNSLNITSRELEENPISGSIYIPSQGIRWDVRNDTINIANGVYRYPESFYPGESGTVGIMGHHTQFSAPFANINLLKVGDEVIIDDYLTQKRYVYEVYHNGDINWDYKVHPVQFPEGKSELTLVTCWPPGFMLAAWIVHCKLVSIEPLN
- a CDS encoding carbohydrate kinase, encoding MAKFLIVGPVTCDTILTSGSKHQKIGGPVYYQASVLSAFKSDVTAAVTVGMDDSDLLKNFPPDIELLPLWGDETMEFENFYPDDDPNHRIQRACIPRNPIQTSHIRRIDISDFDAVLVSPLSPYDVPLETLKYISKTGVPVYLGAQGYLRHFKGYEVVLKPWKGYKDFLRCVDFLFLDEVEAGVILGELQLSLDETLQDISKYGPKEVIITRGSRGSVIYSQDLDRIYRIAAFPPKETADPTGLGDTYLAAYAFKRQGVSDPQECGIFASIVASFKLEKKGAFNGNLQQIQEKRSKYFL